A part of Solibacillus sp. FSL H8-0538 genomic DNA contains:
- a CDS encoding BaiN/RdsA family NAD(P)/FAD-dependent oxidoreductase: MIDVIVIGGGPSGLMAAIAAAEQHKKVTLIEKGAKLGKKLAISGGGRCNVTNRLSVEEIVKHIPGNGRFLYSPFTVYNNENIIDFFEGLGVALKEEDHGRMFPVSNRAQDVVDALETELKRLKIDVRLHTSVSKLLMDDEKIHGVRLADGTELRAKAVVVAVGGKAVPQTGSTGDGYPWAERAGHTVTTLYPTEVPVTSKEQFIQSRELQGLALRDVAVSVLNKKGKTLITHQMDMLFTHFGLSGPAILRCSQFIVKEQLKTGSAPVQVRIQSLTDYNEETCFQMLNKTIKAEPKKAVKNLWKSLVPERWLLFLMERAGIDPALTGIELAQEKIRNLARELVGFTMDVHGTQSLEKAFVTGGGVSVKEIEPKTMASKMKAGLYFCGEILDIHGYTGGYNITSALVTGRIAGMSAGKSSSN; encoded by the coding sequence ATGATTGATGTAATAGTAATTGGTGGCGGTCCTTCGGGTTTAATGGCTGCAATCGCCGCTGCAGAGCAACATAAAAAAGTAACACTAATTGAAAAAGGCGCAAAGCTTGGCAAAAAACTAGCCATTTCTGGTGGTGGGCGCTGTAACGTAACCAATCGACTGTCGGTTGAAGAAATCGTCAAGCATATTCCCGGGAATGGACGCTTTCTTTATAGCCCGTTCACCGTCTACAATAACGAAAATATTATTGATTTTTTCGAAGGTCTCGGCGTTGCATTAAAAGAAGAGGATCACGGACGCATGTTCCCTGTCTCAAATCGCGCTCAAGATGTTGTGGATGCACTCGAAACAGAATTAAAGCGCTTAAAAATTGACGTACGTCTACATACTTCTGTCAGCAAATTATTAATGGATGACGAAAAAATCCATGGTGTACGTTTAGCAGACGGCACAGAACTTCGCGCAAAAGCAGTTGTTGTCGCAGTCGGTGGAAAAGCAGTACCCCAAACTGGTTCAACTGGAGACGGGTACCCATGGGCAGAACGCGCTGGACATACAGTCACGACGCTTTATCCAACCGAGGTTCCTGTTACGTCAAAGGAACAGTTCATTCAGTCGCGCGAATTGCAAGGACTAGCGCTGCGTGACGTTGCTGTTTCGGTATTAAATAAAAAGGGAAAAACACTGATTACACACCAAATGGACATGCTGTTCACGCATTTTGGCTTAAGTGGTCCTGCGATTTTACGTTGCAGTCAATTTATCGTCAAAGAACAGTTAAAAACAGGAAGTGCACCGGTGCAAGTACGTATTCAATCATTGACAGATTACAACGAAGAAACTTGCTTCCAAATGTTAAACAAGACGATTAAGGCAGAACCAAAAAAAGCGGTGAAAAACTTGTGGAAGTCCCTTGTCCCTGAGCGCTGGTTGCTATTTCTAATGGAGCGTGCCGGTATTGATCCTGCCTTAACAGGTATTGAGCTAGCACAAGAAAAAATCCGCAACTTAGCACGCGAATTAGTAGGCTTTACAATGGACGTGCACGGTACGCAATCGCTTGAAAAAGCTTTCGTTACAGGTGGGGGTGTTTCTGTCAAAGAAATCGAACCGAAAACGATGGCGTCTAAAATGAAGGCAGGCCTATACTTCTGCGGTGAAATTTTAGATATTCACGGCTATACAGGCGGCTACAATATTACCTCTGCGCTTGTAACAGGACGCATTGCAGGCATGAGCGCAGGGAAATCTAGCAGTAATTAG
- the dat gene encoding D-amino-acid transaminase: MAYSLWNDRIVADEEIVVNKEDRGYQFGDGIYEVVKVYNGELFTAEEHVDRFYASAEKIRLTIPYTKDKLHQLLHELVEANNLGTGHIYFQITRGATPRNHIFPGLDVPPVLSGSAKENPRPVANFESGVKATFVDDIRWLRCDIKSLNLLGAVLAKQEAHEKGCYEAILHRDGTITEGSSSNIYGIKDGVLYTHPANNLILNGITRAVILKCAAEIGLPVKEEAFTTTEALEMDELIVSSTTSEVTPIIEVDGTVIGSGQPGEWTRKLQVQFDTKIPTGIRS, from the coding sequence ATGGCTTATAGCTTATGGAATGACCGCATTGTAGCGGATGAAGAAATCGTAGTAAATAAAGAGGACCGAGGTTACCAGTTCGGTGACGGTATTTACGAAGTAGTTAAAGTCTATAACGGAGAGTTATTTACTGCTGAAGAGCACGTAGACCGTTTCTATGCAAGCGCAGAAAAAATCCGTTTAACAATTCCATATACTAAGGATAAATTACATCAATTACTTCACGAATTAGTAGAAGCAAATAATCTTGGTACAGGTCATATATATTTCCAAATTACACGTGGCGCAACGCCACGTAATCACATTTTCCCTGGATTAGATGTGCCACCCGTGTTATCAGGAAGTGCGAAGGAGAACCCGCGTCCAGTAGCTAACTTTGAATCGGGCGTTAAAGCAACATTCGTCGACGATATTCGTTGGTTACGTTGCGACATCAAATCACTTAATCTTTTAGGTGCTGTTTTAGCAAAACAAGAAGCACATGAAAAAGGTTGCTATGAAGCGATTCTGCACCGTGATGGAACAATTACTGAAGGCTCATCTTCAAATATTTATGGTATTAAAGATGGCGTTCTTTACACACACCCAGCAAATAATTTAATTTTAAATGGTATTACACGCGCGGTTATTTTAAAATGTGCTGCAGAAATTGGGCTTCCGGTGAAAGAAGAAGCATTTACAACAACTGAGGCACTTGAAATGGACGAGCTAATCGTGTCATCAACAACATCTGAAGTAACGCCGATTATTGAAGTAGATGGAACAGTAATTGGTAGCGGACAACCAGGTGAATGGACACGTAAATTACAAGTGCAATTCGATACAAAAATTCCAACAGGTATCCGTTCTTAA
- a CDS encoding pseudouridine synthase: MRLDKLLANMGYGSRKEVKGLLKQQAVTVDSVVVKDAAMHVDPVKQDVSVFGDRVEYVEFIYLMMNKPPGVISATEDKHDKTVIDLLDPLAQHFKPFPVGRLDKDTEGLLLITNDGNLSHNLLSPKKHVPKVYYAKIDGVVTESDIEAFKQGVELDDGYVTKPGHLVILKSGEESEIELTIQEGKFHQVKRMFESVGKTVTYLKRLSMGSLKLDEELELGDYRELTQEELDTLMNRE, translated from the coding sequence ATGCGTTTAGATAAATTATTAGCGAATATGGGCTATGGCTCGCGCAAAGAAGTAAAAGGTTTATTAAAGCAACAGGCTGTTACAGTGGACAGCGTTGTGGTGAAGGATGCCGCGATGCATGTTGATCCTGTGAAGCAAGACGTTTCAGTATTTGGAGACCGCGTGGAGTATGTGGAATTCATTTATCTAATGATGAACAAACCACCCGGGGTTATTTCGGCAACCGAAGATAAGCATGACAAAACGGTGATTGATTTACTGGATCCGTTAGCACAGCATTTCAAACCGTTCCCGGTCGGCCGCTTAGATAAAGATACAGAGGGCCTGCTTCTTATTACAAATGACGGAAATTTATCACATAATTTGCTATCACCGAAAAAGCATGTACCAAAAGTTTATTATGCAAAAATCGATGGCGTCGTAACGGAGTCTGATATCGAAGCGTTTAAACAAGGTGTGGAGCTTGATGATGGCTATGTAACAAAGCCAGGTCATCTAGTCATTTTAAAATCAGGTGAGGAATCTGAAATTGAATTAACGATTCAAGAAGGAAAATTCCATCAAGTAAAGCGTATGTTTGAATCCGTTGGTAAAACGGTGACATATTTAAAGCGATTATCAATGGGTAGCTTAAAATTAGATGAAGAGCTAGAACTAGGGGATTATCGTGAGCTAACGCAAGAAGAGTTAGATACGTTAATGAACCGTGAATAA
- a CDS encoding nuclease-related domain-containing protein, translated as MAQLVKIQDYISRYQIDLARYPTQFIRLKKGQWDRVRYQWQTGEEIPRWEHVDSEEEETIHKPKYSFLKKFFPLRQAKEAEDIESVDVTDDLTSAEEYILEEETTLHFEPNIVYNPKTLEELKKMFIDQFFHFQMKWASSTLREKSYVDPKYMRDTLLRSMLQTLPDNYLIFYYPILRLKKAPIELDIIIMTPTECICVTVLEQEDQAVYVGSSERFWVKKVGKNEKKLLNPMIQLNRMESIITQLFVQEDVEMPIKKVLLTRNGYIDYPGSAYGMQFIDKRKFPEWMLNLKKTASPMKHMQIRASQTILKTVQTTSFNRDIWNVEKKKD; from the coding sequence ATGGCTCAGTTAGTAAAGATTCAAGATTATATTTCACGCTACCAAATCGATTTGGCGCGCTATCCTACACAATTTATTCGATTGAAAAAAGGCCAATGGGATCGTGTTAGATATCAGTGGCAAACAGGTGAAGAAATTCCACGTTGGGAACATGTAGATTCAGAAGAAGAGGAAACGATACATAAACCTAAGTATTCTTTTTTGAAAAAGTTTTTCCCACTACGCCAAGCAAAAGAGGCGGAAGATATTGAATCGGTTGATGTTACGGATGATTTAACAAGCGCAGAGGAATATATTTTAGAAGAAGAAACCACGTTACATTTTGAGCCGAATATAGTATATAATCCAAAAACATTAGAAGAATTAAAGAAAATGTTTATTGATCAATTTTTCCATTTTCAAATGAAATGGGCGAGCTCAACGTTGCGTGAAAAATCGTACGTGGATCCGAAATATATGCGTGATACCTTACTACGTTCAATGCTACAAACATTACCGGATAATTACCTGATTTTTTATTATCCGATTTTACGTTTGAAAAAGGCGCCGATTGAATTAGACATCATTATTATGACACCTACAGAATGTATTTGTGTTACCGTACTTGAACAGGAGGATCAAGCTGTTTACGTCGGTAGTAGCGAACGATTTTGGGTTAAAAAAGTCGGCAAAAATGAAAAAAAACTGCTTAATCCAATGATTCAATTAAATCGAATGGAATCGATCATTACGCAGCTATTTGTACAGGAGGACGTTGAAATGCCGATTAAAAAGGTATTACTAACACGTAATGGCTATATTGATTATCCTGGTTCCGCGTACGGGATGCAGTTTATTGATAAACGTAAATTTCCAGAATGGATGCTAAACTTAAAGAAAACCGCCTCTCCAATGAAACATATGCAAATCCGCGCTTCACAAACAATTTTAAAAACGGTCCAAACGACATCATTTAACCGTGATATTTGGAACGTTGAGAAGAAAAAGGACTAG
- a CDS encoding DeoR family transcriptional regulator, translating into MKPTTDRMLNRIKDVYMFILNKGEVSTQDLVEEFNITPRTIQRDLNVLAFNDLVMSPSRGKWTTTKKKVKMTS; encoded by the coding sequence ATGAAACCAACTACTGACAGAATGCTTAATCGTATTAAAGACGTGTACATGTTTATTCTTAATAAAGGAGAAGTGTCTACACAGGATTTAGTCGAAGAGTTCAACATCACTCCTCGCACCATTCAAAGAGATTTGAATGTGTTAGCCTTCAATGACTTGGTAATGAGTCCAAGTCGAGGTAAATGGACAACGACGAAGAAAAAAGTAAAAATGACATCTTAG
- a CDS encoding putative polysaccharide biosynthesis protein gives MSSLMKGTAILTVGLFLSKLLGLVYIFPFYAIVGEENIGLYQYAYIPYNIMLSIAISGLPIAVSKFVSKYNALGDFDAGRRLVKTGAALMVITGIVSFLLLNVLANPIANIVIADDEQMFSVEQVAKVIRWVSFALLVVPFMSLVRGFLQGYGQFMPTSVSQLIEQIVRIIFLLGGSFIVVSVLDGEPETAIYFSVFAAFIGALGGLLTLYYYWKKLKPDIQAVQVKNKPEHKLPYKDMYKEIFKYSIPFVFVGLANSLFQLVDMLTFNRAMISIGLSQVTDTYFTMLNFLTHKIVIIPVMLATGFSMAIIPTITQYFTQGKMDAVRLAMDKTYQVLLFITIPAAVGISILAEDLYHILYSQSEMGTHVLSHYAPVAILFALFSVTAALMQGIDYQKWIVFSLLTGLLVKLVLNIPFIKLWAVDGAIFATTLGYIVSIGINIGVINRVTNYETKVVSRRIILICMLTAIMAVSVWLVHTGLTAIAPADSKLLALIYSLVCAGVGATIYGFLSLKLGLAQMLLGDKITKITKKLGFK, from the coding sequence ATGTCTTCATTAATGAAGGGAACCGCGATTTTAACAGTCGGGTTATTTTTATCGAAACTACTAGGACTCGTATATATTTTCCCGTTTTATGCGATTGTTGGCGAGGAAAATATCGGTCTTTATCAATATGCGTATATTCCTTACAACATTATGCTATCGATTGCGATTTCTGGATTACCAATCGCGGTATCGAAATTTGTATCGAAATATAATGCACTCGGCGATTTTGATGCGGGTAGGCGCTTAGTAAAAACAGGTGCAGCCTTAATGGTTATTACAGGGATTGTCTCATTTCTACTATTAAATGTATTAGCAAACCCAATTGCCAATATTGTTATCGCAGATGATGAGCAGATGTTTTCAGTAGAACAGGTTGCCAAAGTTATACGATGGGTAAGCTTTGCGCTGTTAGTAGTGCCTTTTATGAGTTTAGTGCGTGGCTTCTTGCAAGGCTATGGCCAATTTATGCCAACATCTGTTTCGCAATTAATCGAACAAATCGTGCGTATTATTTTCTTGCTGGGCGGCTCGTTTATTGTTGTGAGTGTGCTTGATGGCGAACCTGAAACGGCGATTTACTTCTCTGTATTTGCAGCATTTATCGGGGCGCTTGGTGGACTTCTTACACTGTATTATTATTGGAAAAAGCTTAAACCGGATATTCAAGCGGTGCAGGTAAAGAATAAACCAGAGCATAAGCTACCATACAAGGATATGTATAAAGAGATTTTTAAGTATTCGATTCCATTTGTATTTGTAGGGCTAGCAAATTCACTTTTCCAACTTGTTGATATGCTAACGTTTAACCGTGCGATGATTTCGATTGGTTTATCGCAAGTGACTGATACTTATTTTACAATGTTAAACTTTTTAACGCATAAAATTGTGATTATTCCGGTCATGCTGGCTACAGGATTTTCGATGGCCATTATCCCAACGATTACACAGTACTTTACGCAAGGGAAAATGGATGCGGTTCGATTGGCAATGGATAAAACGTACCAAGTGTTATTATTCATTACGATTCCAGCTGCGGTGGGGATTTCGATTTTAGCGGAGGATTTGTATCACATACTGTATTCGCAAAGTGAGATGGGTACGCATGTGTTGTCACATTATGCACCAGTTGCAATTTTATTTGCATTATTCTCGGTAACTGCTGCACTAATGCAAGGGATTGATTATCAAAAATGGATTGTCTTTAGTTTATTAACAGGGCTTTTAGTGAAGCTTGTATTAAATATCCCGTTTATTAAATTATGGGCTGTGGACGGTGCAATTTTTGCAACAACTCTTGGCTATATTGTGTCGATTGGAATTAATATTGGGGTTATTAATCGCGTGACAAACTATGAGACAAAGGTTGTGTCTCGTCGTATTATATTAATTTGTATGTTAACGGCAATAATGGCGGTATCTGTATGGCTTGTGCATACAGGATTGACTGCTATTGCACCAGCTGATTCGAAATTACTGGCGCTCATTTATTCCTTAGTTTGTGCAGGCGTAGGGGCAACGATTTATGGCTTCCTATCACTAAAATTAGGCTTGGCACAAATGCTTTTAGGTGACAAAATCACAAAAATTACTAAGAAATTAGGATTTAAATAG
- a CDS encoding diacylglycerol/lipid kinase family protein, with product MRLHFIINEYAGNGKSKKIWTKFQRELTLSYDVHWTQHRGHAFELAQAIAQQAEDIGDKACIIAIGGDGTIHEVVNGAAQYQSVYIGVVGAGSGNDFARGFSTFTHARDIEHFVLNPITDARDYGIVQHNQQKRVFVNNCGVGFDAFVGITANESRLKNRLNKVGLGQLSYVYYVVRTLMTFQTFEICILQNGQKKTYQNVWFATVSNQPYFGGGMNLSPTSKTDDGFLELTIVNQISKWKLLLIFGTVFFAKHTNFKEITQLSSEAFTLQFDADLLCHADGEKQLLGKGPQQLDFTVKKKAWHLAK from the coding sequence TTGCGGCTGCATTTTATTATTAATGAATATGCAGGCAATGGAAAGAGCAAAAAAATATGGACAAAGTTTCAGCGGGAGTTAACGCTTTCTTATGATGTGCATTGGACGCAGCATCGCGGTCATGCGTTTGAGCTCGCTCAAGCCATTGCCCAACAAGCGGAGGATATTGGAGACAAGGCATGCATTATTGCGATTGGTGGAGACGGAACAATTCATGAAGTAGTAAACGGAGCTGCGCAGTACCAGTCTGTTTATATTGGCGTCGTAGGGGCGGGCTCTGGCAATGATTTTGCACGTGGCTTTTCTACTTTTACACATGCTCGGGACATTGAGCATTTCGTATTGAATCCTATAACAGATGCTCGGGATTATGGCATCGTTCAACATAATCAGCAGAAACGTGTATTTGTGAACAATTGCGGGGTTGGCTTTGATGCCTTTGTTGGAATAACTGCCAATGAATCCCGTCTAAAGAATCGATTAAATAAGGTTGGTCTTGGTCAATTAAGCTATGTATACTATGTTGTGCGTACGTTAATGACGTTTCAAACATTTGAAATATGTATTTTACAGAATGGTCAAAAGAAAACGTATCAAAACGTGTGGTTTGCGACAGTGAGCAATCAACCTTATTTTGGCGGGGGCATGAATCTTTCCCCGACGTCAAAAACAGACGATGGTTTTCTTGAATTAACGATTGTCAATCAAATATCAAAATGGAAACTCCTGCTCATTTTTGGAACGGTCTTTTTTGCAAAGCATACAAACTTCAAAGAAATAACGCAGCTAAGTAGTGAAGCATTTACATTGCAATTTGACGCTGACCTGTTATGCCATGCAGATGGTGAAAAACAGCTGCTTGGGAAAGGCCCACAACAGCTCGACTTTACAGTGAAAAAGAAGGCTTGGCATTTAGCGAAATAA
- the trmB gene encoding tRNA (guanosine(46)-N7)-methyltransferase TrmB: MRLRHKPWAEEYINAHQDVIIPNPEDFKGNWKAVFGNDNPVHIEVGTGKGQFVLGMARQNPDINYIGIELFDSVIVCALERIVEAEKPANLRLLKVNGAKLEDYFAKGDVTRVYLNFSDPWPKIRHAKRRLTHEGFLKLYENVLIENGEVHFKTDNRGLFEYSLVSMNEYGMALKYVSLDLHANMPEDNVMTEYEEKFSSLGQPIYRLECQFKTN; the protein is encoded by the coding sequence GTGAGATTAAGACATAAACCATGGGCAGAAGAATATATTAACGCGCATCAAGACGTAATTATTCCAAATCCTGAAGATTTTAAAGGCAACTGGAAGGCTGTATTTGGTAACGACAACCCGGTTCATATTGAAGTAGGAACTGGGAAGGGCCAATTCGTACTTGGAATGGCGCGTCAAAATCCGGATATTAACTATATTGGTATTGAACTATTTGATAGTGTCATTGTATGCGCACTAGAGCGTATTGTGGAAGCTGAAAAACCTGCAAACTTGCGCCTCCTAAAGGTCAATGGTGCAAAACTTGAAGACTATTTTGCAAAAGGCGATGTTACCAGAGTTTACTTGAATTTCTCGGATCCTTGGCCGAAAATCCGCCATGCAAAGCGTCGTTTAACGCACGAGGGCTTCCTGAAATTATATGAAAATGTTCTAATTGAAAACGGTGAAGTTCATTTTAAAACAGATAATCGTGGCCTTTTTGAGTATTCTTTAGTGAGCATGAATGAGTATGGTATGGCATTAAAATATGTATCTCTGGATTTACATGCCAATATGCCAGAAGATAATGTTATGACAGAATATGAAGAAAAGTTCTCATCATTGGGGCAGCCCATTTATCGTTTAGAATGTCAATTTAAAACAAACTAA
- the pepV gene encoding dipeptidase PepV: protein MDWLKTAQSREQELVAELQQLIQIESILDEENATDVVPFGDGPLAALSFMLDKGAEQGMTVKNIDNMAGHIEMGEGEDLLGILCHVDVVPVGSDWTYPPFEGRVVDGKLFGRGAIDDKGPTMAAWLAMKMIKDAGIPLNKRVRMIIGSDEESGFRCVDRYFEKEEMPGIGFAPDADFPLINAEKGIAHIVFSQKARRHAEEQLISFQSGKRTNMVPDKAIASLQKISENAELNFRKFLLENDAEGSFAEQGERYIISIKGKSAHAMEPQKGRNAAVLLSKFLSTELEAGAGYDFANFMVELFDGDHYGSALSLNFSDEMSGQTTLNPGIVTFGDNGGSIEVSMRYAVSYPFEEKMTQAQQLLGTKPFALDIADNSTPHYVSEDDELVQTLLGVYRNHTADFSKPLSTGGGTYARVMKKGVAFGMLFPGEPDVAHQADEFVIVENLVKAAAIYAEAIVKLASK from the coding sequence ATGGATTGGTTAAAAACTGCACAATCGAGAGAACAAGAGTTAGTCGCAGAGCTTCAGCAATTAATTCAAATTGAAAGTATATTAGATGAAGAAAACGCAACTGATGTGGTCCCGTTTGGTGATGGTCCTCTTGCTGCATTAAGCTTCATGCTAGATAAAGGTGCCGAACAAGGCATGACGGTGAAAAACATCGACAATATGGCTGGACATATTGAAATGGGCGAAGGAGAAGACTTGCTAGGGATTTTGTGTCATGTTGACGTAGTTCCAGTTGGGAGTGACTGGACATATCCACCATTTGAAGGCCGCGTTGTAGACGGAAAATTATTTGGTCGAGGTGCTATCGATGATAAAGGTCCTACAATGGCGGCTTGGCTTGCAATGAAAATGATTAAAGATGCAGGAATACCGTTAAATAAACGCGTTCGTATGATTATTGGATCGGATGAGGAAAGTGGTTTCCGCTGTGTAGATCGCTACTTTGAAAAAGAAGAAATGCCGGGGATTGGCTTTGCGCCAGATGCGGATTTCCCTTTAATTAACGCAGAAAAAGGAATTGCCCATATTGTATTCTCACAAAAAGCACGACGTCATGCAGAAGAACAATTAATTTCCTTTCAATCAGGGAAACGTACAAATATGGTACCAGATAAAGCAATTGCCTCACTTCAAAAAATCTCTGAAAATGCTGAATTGAATTTCCGGAAATTTTTATTAGAAAATGACGCTGAAGGGTCTTTCGCTGAACAGGGTGAACGCTATATAATATCAATTAAAGGAAAATCGGCGCATGCGATGGAGCCACAAAAAGGTCGCAACGCAGCAGTCCTACTTTCGAAATTTTTAAGTACGGAACTTGAGGCGGGCGCAGGATATGATTTCGCTAACTTTATGGTAGAACTATTCGACGGCGATCATTACGGTTCAGCACTAAGCCTAAATTTTTCTGATGAAATGTCAGGACAAACAACATTAAATCCCGGCATTGTTACATTTGGTGACAATGGTGGTTCAATAGAAGTTAGCATGCGTTATGCAGTGTCATATCCCTTCGAGGAGAAAATGACGCAGGCGCAGCAACTGCTAGGGACAAAACCATTCGCACTGGACATTGCAGATAATTCAACTCCACACTATGTAAGCGAGGACGACGAGTTAGTACAAACGCTACTCGGAGTATATCGTAACCATACGGCGGATTTTTCGAAGCCATTATCAACTGGTGGCGGTACGTATGCACGCGTTATGAAAAAAGGTGTTGCATTCGGCATGTTATTCCCAGGCGAGCCTGATGTGGCACACCAAGCAGATGAATTTGTAATCGTTGAAAATTTAGTTAAGGCCGCTGCTATTTATGCAGAGGCAATCGTAAAATTAGCAAGTAAATAA
- a CDS encoding cysteine methyltransferase: MAHENNPLSDLYLAVDEHMQLHLACYSMIDYDEAFGFLIRTTGLIVTEDFYAREIPIELVVSLNKDGSGISSEAKLLNKVNVKPLQFTKIIECIQASPAYAEIILHRLDEMQRHSEGERFEQINLATQYFLSTLPDGITHFTTNMAPKKLVWIYKQDKLISNVSPFTVDEQGGHLCFEVQAGFTNGLMLQCYRLECMMHLFTNEEKLGYYFELFLDEDDFHHQQMYRELPEKFMHNKRFLNRILQLMRTCDSAQYEHYLKDLIEKFKAAI, translated from the coding sequence ATGGCACATGAAAATAATCCATTGTCCGACTTATATTTAGCAGTAGATGAACATATGCAGCTACATTTAGCCTGCTATTCTATGATCGATTACGATGAGGCATTTGGGTTCCTCATTCGAACAACTGGCTTAATCGTGACAGAAGATTTTTATGCTCGTGAAATCCCAATTGAGCTCGTCGTATCTTTAAATAAAGACGGTTCTGGCATCTCATCAGAAGCCAAATTATTAAATAAGGTAAACGTAAAGCCACTTCAGTTCACAAAAATTATTGAATGTATTCAAGCAAGTCCCGCCTATGCCGAAATTATTTTACATCGTTTAGATGAAATGCAGCGTCATAGTGAAGGCGAGCGATTCGAACAAATCAACTTGGCTACACAATATTTCCTTTCAACATTGCCTGACGGGATTACGCATTTTACAACGAATATGGCACCCAAAAAACTCGTTTGGATCTATAAACAGGACAAGCTCATATCCAATGTCAGTCCATTTACTGTCGATGAACAAGGGGGCCATTTATGCTTTGAGGTGCAAGCAGGTTTTACGAACGGGCTTATGCTCCAATGCTATAGGTTGGAATGTATGATGCATTTGTTTACGAACGAAGAAAAGCTTGGCTATTATTTCGAGCTCTTTTTAGATGAGGACGATTTTCACCATCAACAAATGTACCGTGAGCTACCCGAAAAATTTATGCATAACAAACGTTTTTTAAATCGCATATTACAGCTTATGCGCACATGTGACAGTGCACAGTATGAACACTATTTGAAAGACTTAATTGAGAAATTTAAAGCGGCCATTTAA